Proteins from a single region of Synechococcus sp. WH 8109:
- a CDS encoding prohibitin family protein: protein MQANPQPEQITKTVVGVTTVFIGGIALLSSVFVVPAGEVGVVTTLGKVSNTPREPGLNLKLPFIQSTHHFSVRTQVIPEKFSTLTKDLQVIEATATVKYAVKPGEAPRIYSTIATDDSAIYARVIQPSLLKSLKSVFSKYELDTIATDWNNISTLVQESVSNELSKFDYVAVKGLDITGLKIAEEYRAAIEQKQIAQQQLLRAKTEVQIAEQEALKFQTLTRSLNDSVLYKLFLDKWDGKTKVVPPIRGGSTPPVIVGR, encoded by the coding sequence ATGCAAGCCAACCCCCAGCCGGAGCAGATCACCAAAACCGTGGTGGGCGTAACCACGGTCTTCATTGGAGGCATTGCTCTGCTCTCCAGTGTGTTTGTTGTTCCCGCCGGTGAAGTTGGCGTGGTAACCACCCTTGGAAAAGTCTCCAACACCCCAAGAGAGCCGGGATTGAACCTCAAACTTCCGTTCATTCAGTCGACCCATCATTTCAGCGTCAGAACACAGGTCATCCCCGAAAAATTTTCAACACTCACCAAAGACCTGCAGGTGATCGAAGCCACAGCAACGGTGAAATATGCGGTCAAGCCTGGAGAAGCACCCAGGATCTACAGCACGATTGCCACCGATGACTCTGCGATTTACGCCAGGGTGATTCAGCCATCACTGCTGAAATCACTGAAATCGGTGTTCTCGAAGTATGAACTCGACACCATCGCCACCGACTGGAACAACATTTCCACCCTTGTGCAGGAAAGCGTCTCCAATGAGCTGAGCAAATTCGACTATGTGGCTGTCAAAGGCCTGGACATCACGGGCCTCAAGATTGCTGAGGAATACCGAGCGGCCATCGAGCAGAAGCAGATCGCGCAACAGCAGCTTCTGCGCGCCAAAACAGAGGTTCAGATCGCCGAGCAGGAGGCCCTGAAGTTTCAGACCTTGACCCGATCGCTCAATGACAGCGTTCTCTACAAGCTGTTCCTCGACAAGTGGGACGGAAAAACGAAGGTGGTTCCGCCCATTCGTGGGGGCAGCACGCCGCCGGTGATCGTTGGCCGATAA
- the infB gene encoding translation initiation factor IF-2 gives MTSSGKVRIYELSKDLGLENKDVLDAAEKLSIAAKSHSSSISDTEAGKIRSLLGKGGNGVKPAAAAPAKPAPGKAILSVKKAAPAAPSKPAPAVSKPVAKPVAAKPVVAKPVAAAKPQAAPKPPAAATPKPVITKPAAAPVKSSAAPARPAAPQKTPAAPARPTAAKPVPRPAAAKPQVVSKPSAGKPELVSKPKSAAKPTAPTPRPTPARPAPRPAGAGSPARPAPGQGQPKPQIIRAGAPSRPGAPTRAGAPTKPGAPSRPTPRPELVGKPVPRRPAGTGVPQRQGGPSRPGSPTRQGRPGMPPRSGNTLELVGKPIRRDGSSTGSGRPGAPTRPGAPGRPGMPAGMRKPVAPGELMQLQKPVGRPAAPAPRRPDAPTKTGGGAGTATPPVARPNAPSAPRRPSFRPGGPGGQRRPGRPDWDDSARLDALRSRSPQKQRQKVHIIGENDDSLAAQTGGFAGEQENMVLSASLARPAKPKSQQRTAPKPVAAMRKRKKETARQRQRRRAMELRAAREAKQVRPEMIVVPEDNLTGQELADMLSVESSEIIKSLFFKGIIATVTQTLDMPTIEAVADEFGVPVLQDDVEEAAKKTVEMIEEADKAHLIRRPPVVTVMGHVDHGKTSLLDAIRQARVAAGEAGGITQHIGAYQVEIEHNNEQRKLTFLDTPGHEAFTAMRARGTKVTDVAVLVVAADDGVRPQTLEAISHARAAEVPIVVAINKIDKEGSSPERVKQELSEQNLLAEDWGGDVVMVPVSAIKGENIDKLLEMLLLVTEVEDLQANPDRLARGTVIEAHLDKAKGPVATLLVQNGTLKTGDVVAAGPVLGKVRAMVDDNRQRLKEAGPSFAVEALGFSEVPTAGDEFEVYPDEKSARAVVGDRASDARATRLAQQMASRRVSLTAMSGQANDGELKELNLILKADVQGSVEAILGSLEQLPKDEVQVRVLLSAPGEITETDVDLAAASGAVIVGFNTSMASGAKKAADATGVDVRDYDVIYKLLEDIQLAMEGLLEPELVEEALGEAEVRAVFTIGKSAVAGCYVTTGKLHRNCRVRVHRGKQVVYEGDLDSLRRNKDDVKEVATGFECGVGTDRFANWEEGDRIEAFKMVTQRRKLTT, from the coding sequence ATGACCAGCAGCGGCAAAGTCAGAATTTACGAGCTGTCCAAGGACCTCGGCCTTGAGAACAAGGACGTGCTGGATGCGGCTGAAAAGCTGTCGATCGCTGCGAAGAGCCACAGCAGCTCGATCAGTGACACTGAAGCCGGAAAGATCCGTTCGCTACTCGGCAAAGGCGGGAATGGTGTGAAACCCGCTGCCGCGGCCCCTGCCAAGCCCGCACCTGGCAAGGCCATCCTCTCGGTGAAGAAAGCGGCCCCCGCCGCGCCAAGCAAGCCTGCTCCAGCGGTGAGCAAACCGGTTGCCAAGCCTGTGGCCGCAAAGCCCGTGGTCGCCAAACCCGTGGCGGCTGCCAAACCGCAGGCGGCCCCGAAGCCTCCCGCAGCGGCCACACCCAAACCGGTGATCACCAAGCCAGCGGCTGCACCGGTGAAATCGTCAGCAGCCCCGGCGCGGCCCGCCGCTCCTCAGAAAACCCCCGCAGCCCCGGCGCGGCCGACGGCGGCAAAACCCGTTCCACGACCTGCCGCGGCCAAGCCGCAGGTTGTCAGCAAGCCGTCTGCAGGCAAACCGGAACTGGTGAGCAAGCCAAAGTCTGCTGCCAAACCCACGGCACCCACGCCGCGACCCACACCGGCTCGCCCGGCGCCGCGACCTGCAGGAGCGGGTAGTCCAGCACGACCCGCCCCTGGCCAGGGGCAGCCCAAGCCACAGATCATCCGCGCAGGCGCTCCATCTCGGCCCGGTGCGCCAACCCGTGCCGGCGCTCCCACAAAGCCTGGTGCACCCTCACGGCCCACTCCGAGGCCTGAACTGGTGGGCAAACCCGTTCCCCGCCGTCCGGCAGGCACCGGCGTGCCTCAACGCCAGGGAGGTCCAAGCCGTCCAGGATCCCCCACCCGACAGGGTCGCCCAGGGATGCCCCCCCGCAGCGGCAACACCCTGGAACTGGTCGGCAAGCCGATTCGTCGCGACGGCAGCAGCACAGGTAGCGGTCGTCCTGGTGCGCCCACCCGTCCGGGAGCTCCTGGACGTCCCGGCATGCCTGCTGGAATGCGCAAACCAGTAGCTCCCGGTGAGCTCATGCAGCTGCAAAAGCCTGTCGGCAGGCCAGCAGCACCGGCACCCCGCCGTCCGGATGCACCCACCAAAACTGGTGGAGGTGCAGGAACGGCCACCCCGCCCGTGGCGCGTCCGAATGCCCCCTCGGCGCCCCGCCGTCCCAGCTTCCGTCCGGGTGGCCCTGGTGGCCAACGGCGGCCTGGCCGTCCCGACTGGGATGACAGCGCGCGGCTCGATGCTCTGCGCAGCCGCTCGCCGCAGAAGCAGCGCCAGAAAGTGCACATCATCGGTGAAAACGATGATTCCCTGGCGGCACAGACCGGCGGCTTCGCCGGCGAACAGGAGAACATGGTTCTCTCGGCGAGCCTGGCTCGTCCCGCCAAGCCCAAGTCGCAGCAGCGCACCGCACCCAAGCCAGTGGCGGCGATGCGCAAGCGCAAGAAGGAAACCGCCCGTCAGCGTCAGCGCCGGCGTGCCATGGAGCTGCGGGCAGCCCGGGAAGCCAAGCAAGTGCGTCCCGAAATGATCGTGGTGCCGGAGGACAACCTCACGGGGCAGGAACTGGCGGACATGCTGAGCGTCGAAAGCTCAGAGATCATCAAATCCCTGTTCTTCAAAGGGATCATCGCCACGGTCACCCAGACCCTGGACATGCCCACGATCGAGGCCGTTGCCGACGAATTCGGTGTGCCGGTGCTTCAGGACGACGTAGAGGAGGCAGCCAAGAAGACCGTCGAAATGATCGAAGAGGCCGACAAGGCGCACCTGATCCGACGTCCGCCCGTGGTCACCGTCATGGGCCACGTCGACCACGGCAAAACCAGCCTTCTGGATGCCATTCGTCAGGCCCGCGTCGCTGCGGGTGAGGCCGGCGGCATCACCCAGCACATCGGTGCGTATCAGGTTGAGATCGAGCACAACAACGAGCAGCGCAAGCTCACCTTCCTGGACACTCCGGGCCACGAAGCCTTCACGGCCATGCGAGCCCGCGGCACCAAGGTGACCGACGTGGCTGTGCTGGTGGTGGCCGCTGATGACGGCGTCCGCCCCCAGACCCTGGAAGCCATCAGCCACGCCCGGGCCGCTGAAGTGCCGATCGTGGTGGCGATCAACAAGATCGACAAAGAAGGTTCCTCGCCCGAGCGGGTAAAGCAGGAGCTGTCTGAGCAAAACCTGCTGGCGGAAGACTGGGGCGGCGATGTGGTGATGGTGCCGGTAAGCGCCATCAAGGGCGAAAATATCGACAAGCTGCTGGAGATGTTGCTGCTGGTCACCGAAGTGGAAGACCTGCAGGCCAACCCTGATCGTCTGGCCCGCGGCACTGTGATCGAGGCCCACCTCGACAAGGCCAAAGGCCCCGTGGCCACGCTGCTGGTGCAGAACGGCACCCTCAAGACCGGCGACGTCGTCGCCGCTGGTCCGGTGCTGGGCAAGGTGCGCGCCATGGTGGACGACAACCGCCAACGTCTCAAGGAAGCGGGCCCCTCCTTTGCGGTGGAGGCCCTGGGCTTCAGCGAGGTACCCACCGCTGGTGACGAGTTCGAGGTGTACCCCGACGAGAAATCAGCCCGGGCCGTTGTGGGCGATCGCGCCTCCGATGCCCGTGCCACCCGTCTTGCTCAGCAGATGGCGTCAAGGCGCGTCTCGCTCACGGCCATGTCCGGCCAGGCCAATGACGGTGAGCTGAAGGAACTCAACCTGATTCTCAAGGCCGACGTTCAAGGCTCTGTGGAAGCCATCCTCGGGTCGCTCGAGCAGCTGCCCAAGGATGAGGTGCAGGTGCGGGTGCTGCTGTCGGCACCTGGCGAGATCACCGAGACCGACGTCGACCTGGCAGCCGCCTCCGGCGCGGTGATCGTGGGCTTCAACACCTCCATGGCCTCCGGCGCCAAGAAAGCGGCGGATGCCACCGGGGTGGATGTGCGCGACTACGACGTGATCTACAAGCTGCTGGAAGACATCCAGTTGGCGATGGAAGGCCTGCTGGAGCCGGAACTGGTTGAAGAAGCCCTGGGCGAAGCCGAGGTGCGCGCCGTCTTCACCATCGGCAAGAGCGCCGTTGCTGGCTGTTATGTCACCACCGGCAAGCTGCATCGCAACTGCCGGGTGCGGGTGCACCGCGGAAAACAGGTGGTCTACGAGGGCGACCTCGACTCCCTGCGTCGCAACAAGGACGACGTCAAGGAAGTGGCCACGGGCTTCGAATGCGGTGTCGGCACCGATCGGTTCGCCAACTGGGAAGAAGGCGATCGCATTGAAGCCTTCAAGATGGTCACCCAACGCCGCAAACTCACCACCTGA
- a CDS encoding YlxR family protein: protein MSDRPVLRRCVACRQLLDRRQLWRVIRDHQDGVLLDEGMGRSAYLCREENCLEEATRRKRLQKALRCQVPETVFAVLKQRLNQSVGESAEAD from the coding sequence GTGAGTGACCGCCCCGTCCTGCGTCGCTGCGTGGCCTGCCGCCAGCTCTTGGATCGCCGCCAACTCTGGAGGGTGATCCGCGACCATCAGGACGGAGTTCTCCTCGATGAGGGAATGGGCCGTTCGGCCTATCTCTGCCGCGAGGAGAACTGCCTTGAGGAGGCGACCCGTCGCAAGCGTCTGCAGAAAGCCCTGCGTTGTCAGGTGCCCGAAACAGTGTTTGCGGTGTTGAAACAGCGGCTCAACCAAAGCGTTGGTGAATCCGCTGAGGCAGACTGA
- the rpiA gene encoding ribose-5-phosphate isomerase RpiA → MADLQTQMKQAVADAAVEQIKDGMVLGLGSGSTAALMIQGLGAKLASGELKEIVGVTTSFQGEVLAAELNIPLLSLNAVSRIDLAIDGADEVDPGFQLIKGGGACHVQEKLVAARADRFVVVVDSTKLVDRLNLGFLLPVEVLPGAWRQVKQQLEALGGSADLRMAQRKAGPVVTDQGNLVLDAKLDGGISDPVALEQTINNIPGVLENGLFVNITDEVLVGEITDGVAGVRSLEKRLS, encoded by the coding sequence ATGGCTGATCTACAGACCCAGATGAAGCAGGCGGTAGCTGATGCCGCTGTGGAACAGATCAAAGATGGCATGGTGCTGGGCCTGGGGTCAGGCTCCACCGCCGCCCTGATGATTCAGGGCCTGGGGGCCAAGCTCGCTAGCGGAGAACTCAAAGAGATCGTCGGTGTCACCACCTCCTTCCAGGGAGAGGTGCTGGCCGCTGAGCTCAACATCCCCCTGCTCAGCCTCAACGCCGTAAGCCGGATTGATCTGGCCATCGATGGTGCCGACGAAGTCGACCCTGGCTTCCAATTGATCAAGGGTGGTGGCGCTTGCCACGTGCAGGAAAAACTCGTGGCGGCACGGGCGGATCGTTTTGTTGTGGTCGTGGACTCCACCAAACTGGTTGACCGTCTCAACCTCGGTTTTCTGCTGCCGGTGGAAGTGCTTCCCGGGGCCTGGCGACAGGTGAAGCAGCAGCTGGAAGCTCTCGGGGGCAGTGCTGATCTGCGCATGGCCCAGCGCAAGGCCGGCCCTGTGGTCACCGATCAGGGCAACCTGGTGCTGGACGCCAAGCTCGATGGCGGCATCAGCGATCCAGTGGCCCTGGAGCAGACGATCAACAACATCCCCGGTGTTCTGGAGAACGGTCTGTTCGTCAACATCACCGATGAGGTGTTGGTCGGCGAGATCACCGATGGTGTTGCCGGTGTCCGCAGCCTGGAGAAGCGCCTCAGCTGA
- the gluQRS gene encoding tRNA glutamyl-Q(34) synthetase GluQRS has product MALPEHLQQHLERGRALAPAGGYRGRFAPSPTGVLHLGNLQTALLSWLVARQAGGAWLLRIDDLDTPRNRAGAIEAIQSDLRWLGLEWDGPVLLQSERRGIYYSWLSWLRRSGWLFACRCSRRQLADHSIYPGFCRTAGHHWGWQQQRLPSWRLRVADDDPHGSGDVVLRRADGFIAYQLATVIDELSFGITDVVRGADLREALPAQRSFFAALGESPPEFRHGPLLCDASGQKLSKREASSGLESLRAVGLDAAAVIGRLASGLQLLDPGARLSATELLEHLTEQEINAVIS; this is encoded by the coding sequence ATGGCTCTTCCAGAGCATCTGCAGCAGCATCTGGAGCGGGGTCGAGCCCTGGCTCCTGCCGGTGGCTACCGCGGCCGTTTCGCCCCATCCCCCACGGGGGTGCTCCACCTCGGCAACCTGCAAACGGCTCTACTCTCGTGGTTGGTGGCCCGTCAGGCCGGTGGGGCCTGGTTGCTGCGCATCGATGACCTCGATACACCGCGTAACCGCGCCGGTGCCATCGAGGCTATCCAAAGCGATTTGCGCTGGCTGGGCCTCGAATGGGATGGGCCGGTCCTGCTCCAGAGCGAACGGCGTGGCATTTACTACTCCTGGTTGTCGTGGTTACGCCGATCCGGATGGTTGTTCGCCTGTCGCTGCTCCCGAAGGCAGCTTGCCGATCACTCGATCTATCCCGGCTTCTGCCGGACGGCTGGGCACCACTGGGGCTGGCAGCAGCAGCGGCTCCCCAGTTGGCGCCTGCGGGTGGCCGATGACGATCCCCACGGCAGTGGCGATGTGGTGTTGCGGCGAGCCGATGGCTTCATCGCGTACCAGCTCGCCACCGTGATCGACGAACTCAGCTTCGGTATCACCGATGTGGTGCGTGGTGCTGATCTGCGCGAGGCCCTTCCAGCCCAGCGCAGTTTCTTTGCGGCCCTGGGTGAATCACCACCCGAGTTCCGGCATGGGCCTCTGCTTTGTGATGCCAGCGGCCAGAAACTGTCTAAACGTGAGGCCAGTTCCGGCCTTGAATCGCTCCGAGCCGTGGGGCTGGATGCGGCTGCGGTGATTGGTCGCTTGGCCTCAGGTCTTCAGCTGCTGGATCCTGGTGCGCGTCTGAGTGCAACAGAGTTGCTCGAACACTTGACGGAGCAAGAGATCAATGCAGTGATTTCTTAG
- a CDS encoding DUF3493 domain-containing protein encodes MPDNPRPKSGLDPALRERLLKESQTPWRGLRRLVWFALFASAGLGLFTMAFRVSAGDTVDLADFGIQGGALLLFSGLLWFDRNRDSSSDA; translated from the coding sequence TTGCCCGATAATCCCCGTCCCAAATCTGGCCTGGATCCCGCCCTGCGGGAACGGTTGCTCAAGGAATCACAGACCCCCTGGCGTGGGCTCAGACGGCTCGTCTGGTTTGCTCTCTTTGCCTCCGCTGGACTCGGCCTGTTCACGATGGCTTTCCGTGTCTCCGCCGGCGACACTGTCGATCTGGCTGACTTCGGCATTCAGGGGGGTGCTCTCCTGCTCTTCTCCGGACTGCTCTGGTTCGACCGCAACAGGGACAGCAGCAGCGACGCTTGA
- the hisD gene encoding histidinol dehydrogenase, translating to MSQPAVAPLRIVRDLDRAQTELKRLSSRTTQTQQGEARQRVEAILAAVRDLGDAAIADFTERFDGFRPEPMEVSPEALEQAWTSLPTNLRDALELAHRRITDFHQRQRPADLAVTGPHGEQLGRRWRPVERAGLYVPGGRAAYPSTVLMNAVPARVAGVKDVVICSPAGRDGAVNPVVLAAAHLAGVKTVFRLGGAQAVAAMAYGSESVPKVDVISGPGNLYVTLAKQAVYGQVAIDSLAGPSEVLVIADHSAKSDQVAADLLAQAEHDPLAAAVLITTDPALADGINAAVAEQLADHPRQEICEAALRDWGLVVVCDDLESCARLSDSFAPEHLELLVERPEPLADRIQNAGAIFLGPWSPEAVGDYLAGPNHTLPTCGAARFSGALSVETFMRHTSLIGFNRAALEATGSAVQELAISEGLHSHAESVQRRLS from the coding sequence GTGAGCCAGCCGGCCGTTGCTCCCCTTCGCATCGTGCGGGATCTGGACCGGGCCCAGACGGAGCTGAAACGGTTGTCGAGCCGCACCACACAAACCCAGCAGGGTGAAGCCCGTCAGCGGGTTGAAGCCATTCTCGCAGCGGTGCGCGACCTCGGTGATGCCGCCATTGCCGACTTCACCGAACGGTTCGATGGCTTCCGGCCCGAACCGATGGAGGTGTCCCCCGAGGCCCTCGAACAGGCCTGGACGTCGCTACCGACCAATCTGCGGGATGCCCTAGAGCTGGCCCATCGCCGCATCACCGACTTCCACCAACGCCAACGTCCCGCCGATCTGGCGGTGACGGGCCCCCACGGCGAACAGCTTGGGCGGCGCTGGCGGCCGGTGGAGCGGGCGGGTCTCTACGTGCCCGGAGGACGGGCGGCTTACCCCAGCACCGTGCTGATGAATGCGGTGCCAGCCCGGGTCGCCGGCGTCAAAGACGTGGTGATCTGTTCCCCCGCCGGACGTGATGGTGCTGTGAACCCCGTGGTGCTGGCAGCGGCCCACCTGGCCGGCGTGAAAACGGTGTTTCGCCTCGGAGGTGCCCAGGCTGTAGCCGCCATGGCCTATGGCAGCGAGAGCGTTCCCAAAGTGGACGTGATCAGTGGTCCCGGGAACCTCTACGTCACCCTGGCGAAACAGGCGGTGTACGGCCAGGTGGCCATCGATTCCCTAGCGGGACCAAGCGAAGTGCTGGTGATCGCAGATCACTCCGCCAAGTCCGATCAGGTGGCAGCAGATCTGTTGGCGCAGGCGGAGCACGACCCTCTGGCGGCGGCGGTGCTGATCACCACTGACCCTGCACTGGCCGACGGGATCAACGCCGCAGTTGCCGAACAGCTGGCCGATCACCCCCGCCAGGAGATCTGCGAAGCCGCTTTACGGGACTGGGGGCTGGTGGTGGTCTGCGACGACCTCGAAAGCTGTGCCCGCCTCAGCGACAGCTTCGCCCCCGAACACCTGGAGCTGCTGGTGGAGCGGCCCGAACCCCTGGCGGATCGCATTCAGAACGCCGGAGCCATTTTCCTGGGCCCCTGGTCTCCAGAAGCCGTGGGGGATTACCTGGCAGGCCCGAACCACACATTGCCCACCTGTGGAGCCGCGCGCTTCAGCGGGGCCCTGAGTGTTGAGACCTTCATGCGCCACACCTCGCTGATCGGTTTCAACCGGGCTGCCCTGGAAGCAACGGGTTCAGCTGTGCAGGAGCTGGCCATCAGTGAAGGCCTGCATAGCCACGCTGAATCGGTGCAGCGGCGCCTCAGCTGA
- the nusA gene encoding transcription termination factor NusA: MALVLLPGLSNLIDDISEEKKLPPQVVEAALREALLKGYERYRRTLYIGISEDPFDEEYFSNFDVGLDLEEEGYRVLASKIIVDEVESEDHQIAIAEVMQVADDAQVGDTVVLDVTPEKEDFGRMAAATTKQVLAQKLRDQQRRMIQEEFADLEDPVLTARVIRFERQSVIMAVSSGLGRPEVEAELPRRDQLPNDNYRANATFKVFLKEVSEVPRRGPQLFVSRSNAGLVVYLFENEVPEIQEGSVRIVAVAREANPPSRSVGPRTKVAVDSIEREVDPVGACIGARGSRIQQVVNELRGEKIDVIRWSQDPGQYIANSLSPARVEMVRLVDPVGQHAHVLVPPDQLSLAIGREGQNVRLAARLTGWKIDIKNSTEYDQEAEDAVVAELISQREEEEALQQQAEERLAAEQAARAEEDARLRELYPLPEDEEEYGEEQAEQEFSEQEPDEVEAGSETEFEAEAETTDAAVEADADPDQEQVR; this comes from the coding sequence ATGGCTCTCGTCCTGCTTCCCGGTCTCAGCAACCTGATCGACGACATCAGCGAAGAGAAGAAGCTGCCGCCCCAGGTGGTGGAAGCGGCCCTGCGGGAGGCCCTGTTGAAGGGCTATGAGCGCTACCGGCGCACGCTGTACATCGGCATCAGCGAAGACCCCTTTGATGAGGAGTACTTCAGCAACTTTGACGTTGGCCTCGATCTTGAGGAGGAGGGCTACCGGGTTCTCGCCAGCAAGATCATTGTTGATGAGGTGGAGAGCGAAGACCACCAGATCGCGATCGCCGAGGTGATGCAGGTGGCCGATGACGCCCAGGTGGGCGACACGGTGGTGCTGGATGTCACCCCAGAGAAAGAAGATTTCGGCCGGATGGCTGCCGCCACCACCAAACAGGTGCTTGCCCAGAAGCTGCGGGATCAGCAGCGCCGCATGATCCAGGAGGAATTCGCTGATCTGGAGGATCCGGTGCTGACGGCCCGGGTGATCCGCTTCGAGCGCCAGTCGGTAATCATGGCGGTCAGCTCAGGCCTGGGCCGTCCGGAAGTGGAGGCTGAACTCCCCCGGCGCGATCAACTGCCCAACGACAACTACCGCGCCAACGCCACCTTCAAGGTCTTCCTGAAAGAGGTGAGCGAAGTGCCCCGCCGGGGACCGCAGCTGTTCGTCAGCCGCTCCAATGCCGGTTTGGTGGTCTACCTGTTCGAGAACGAAGTTCCCGAAATTCAGGAAGGTTCCGTTCGGATCGTGGCCGTAGCCCGTGAGGCCAATCCCCCCTCCCGTTCCGTGGGCCCCCGCACCAAGGTGGCCGTCGACAGCATCGAACGAGAGGTGGATCCCGTCGGCGCCTGCATCGGCGCCCGCGGCTCCCGCATTCAGCAGGTGGTGAACGAACTGCGTGGAGAAAAAATCGACGTGATCCGCTGGTCGCAGGATCCGGGCCAGTACATCGCCAATTCCCTTAGCCCCGCTCGGGTGGAAATGGTGCGCCTGGTGGATCCCGTGGGCCAGCACGCCCATGTGCTGGTGCCCCCCGATCAGCTGAGCCTGGCCATCGGCCGCGAGGGCCAGAACGTGCGCTTGGCCGCCCGACTTACCGGCTGGAAAATCGACATCAAGAACTCCACCGAATACGACCAAGAGGCAGAGGATGCCGTGGTGGCGGAGCTGATCTCCCAGCGTGAGGAGGAGGAAGCCCTCCAGCAGCAAGCCGAAGAACGACTAGCCGCCGAACAGGCCGCTCGGGCAGAAGAGGATGCACGCCTGCGAGAGCTGTATCCGCTGCCCGAAGACGAGGAGGAGTACGGCGAGGAGCAGGCCGAGCAGGAGTTCTCTGAGCAGGAGCCCGATGAGGTGGAAGCCGGCAGCGAAACCGAGTTCGAGGCCGAAGCAGAAACCACGGACGCAGCGGTTGAGGCCGATGCCGATCCCGATCAGGAGCAGGTCCGGTGA
- the rimP gene encoding ribosome maturation factor RimP, with protein MPHPLLPDLETLVTDVASSKGFALCGIQLLTHMSPMTLEVQIRHSSGADVSLDDCAGFSGVLGDALEASTLLTDAYVLEISSPGIGDQLSSDRDFETFRGFPVEVHHRDNDDSEQRLEGLLLERDADTLQINIRGRIKRIPRDCVIGVRLTSPGS; from the coding sequence TTGCCTCATCCTCTGCTTCCGGATCTTGAAACGCTGGTCACCGATGTGGCCTCCAGCAAAGGCTTTGCCCTTTGTGGCATTCAGCTGCTCACCCATATGAGCCCGATGACCCTGGAAGTGCAGATCCGCCACAGCAGTGGAGCGGATGTGAGCCTTGATGACTGCGCCGGTTTCAGTGGCGTACTGGGGGATGCCCTTGAGGCCTCCACCCTGCTCACTGACGCGTATGTTCTGGAGATCAGCAGTCCCGGCATCGGCGACCAGCTGTCCAGCGATCGCGACTTTGAAACCTTCCGCGGTTTCCCCGTGGAGGTGCATCACCGCGACAACGATGACAGCGAGCAACGCCTGGAGGGCCTCTTGCTCGAACGCGACGCCGACACGCTGCAGATCAACATTCGCGGGCGAATCAAACGGATTCCCCGGGATTGCGTGATCGGTGTCCGCCTCACGAGTCCGGGAAGCTGA
- a CDS encoding trypsin-like peptidase domain-containing protein: protein MAGAVLVGEGASAQALEHSFVADAVQRVAPAVVRIDTERTVERQPFDPTLLDPLLRDLLGDPPAGPERERGQGSGVVIDAKGLVLTNAHVVDRVESVSVTLADGEQRDGRVVGTDAVTDLALVRLEGDQLPPRAPLGDSEAMQVGDWAIALGTPFGLERTVTLGIVSSLHRNINSLGFADKRLELIQTDAAINPGNSGGPLVNGDGQVIGINTLVRSGPGAGLGFAIPINLARRVADQLQQQGEVVHPYIGLQLVALTPRIAREHNKDPNALVQLPERSGALVQAVLPDGPAEKAGLRRGDLLITVDERDIADPQALLEVVDASAIDVPLPLKVLRAGRELTLSVKPEPLPGMA, encoded by the coding sequence CTGGCCGGAGCGGTCCTGGTCGGTGAAGGTGCCTCAGCGCAGGCCCTGGAGCACAGCTTTGTGGCCGATGCCGTTCAGCGGGTGGCCCCGGCGGTGGTTCGGATCGACACCGAGCGCACCGTGGAACGTCAGCCGTTTGACCCCACGCTGCTTGATCCCCTGCTGCGGGACCTGCTGGGGGACCCTCCGGCAGGTCCAGAGCGGGAACGGGGACAAGGCTCCGGTGTGGTTATTGATGCCAAGGGCCTTGTGCTCACTAATGCCCATGTGGTGGATCGGGTGGAGTCCGTCAGCGTCACGCTGGCCGACGGTGAACAGCGGGATGGACGGGTGGTGGGCACCGATGCGGTGACAGACCTTGCCCTGGTGCGTCTTGAGGGCGATCAACTGCCGCCACGGGCTCCCTTGGGTGATTCGGAAGCCATGCAGGTGGGCGATTGGGCGATCGCCCTCGGCACCCCGTTCGGATTGGAACGCACGGTGACCCTGGGCATCGTCAGCAGCCTCCACCGCAACATCAACAGCCTTGGCTTCGCCGACAAACGGCTGGAACTGATTCAGACCGACGCCGCCATCAACCCCGGCAATTCCGGCGGGCCTTTGGTGAATGGCGATGGCCAGGTGATTGGAATCAACACCCTGGTGCGGTCGGGCCCTGGGGCCGGCCTTGGTTTTGCCATCCCGATCAACCTGGCCCGCCGTGTGGCTGATCAGCTCCAGCAGCAGGGTGAAGTGGTGCACCCCTACATCGGTCTGCAACTGGTGGCCCTCACACCGCGCATCGCGCGTGAGCACAACAAGGACCCCAACGCCCTTGTGCAACTGCCGGAACGTAGTGGTGCCCTGGTGCAAGCCGTGCTTCCCGATGGCCCGGCTGAAAAAGCGGGACTGCGCCGCGGCGATCTGTTGATCACGGTGGATGAGCGCGACATTGCCGATCCTCAGGCGCTGCTCGAGGTGGTTGATGCCTCCGCCATCGATGTTCCCCTGCCCTTGAAGGTGCTGCGGGCGGGCCGCGAGCTGACCCTGTCCGTCAAACCTGAGCCCCTGCCTGGGATGGCTTGA